A genomic segment from Candidatus Acidulodesulfobacterium acidiphilum encodes:
- a CDS encoding ATP phosphoribosyltransferase translates to MKISNKKYPKLKKLKIAVPKGRVLKDALRFLRESGYIKHPDADYDSRKLIFDYEDDAVSLLIVKPLDVPTFVEYGAADAGIAGKDVLLEKPRNIYEPLDLGIGKCKVVVAARKTLIFGKDNNNLNADDRFPEIDDDIKNKIYYSGVNIGIATKYVRIARDFFNKKGVSNVQIIKLYGNVELAPISGLCDFIVDLVSTGETLRQNNLIPIEDIVHVTSRLIVNRASLKINSADIAALIEDLKERVNKNEGI, encoded by the coding sequence ATGAAAATTTCAAATAAAAAATATCCTAAACTCAAGAAGCTAAAAATTGCAGTTCCCAAAGGCAGAGTGCTTAAAGATGCCTTAAGATTTTTAAGAGAATCGGGATATATTAAACACCCTGATGCCGATTACGATTCCAGGAAACTTATTTTCGATTACGAAGACGATGCCGTAAGCCTGCTCATAGTAAAGCCTTTAGACGTGCCGACTTTCGTAGAGTACGGAGCGGCCGACGCCGGTATTGCAGGCAAAGACGTTTTACTGGAAAAACCAAGAAATATATACGAACCTTTAGACCTTGGCATAGGAAAATGTAAAGTGGTCGTTGCGGCTCGCAAAACTTTAATATTCGGAAAAGATAATAATAATTTAAATGCCGATGACCGTTTTCCAGAAATAGACGACGATATAAAAAATAAAATATATTATTCAGGGGTAAATATTGGAATTGCCACTAAATACGTGCGTATCGCCAGGGATTTTTTTAATAAAAAAGGCGTTTCAAACGTTCAAATCATAAAGCTATACGGTAACGTCGAACTTGCGCCTATTTCCGGACTGTGCGATTTTATAGTAGATTTAGTTTCTACCGGAGAAACCTTAAGGCAAAATAATTTAATTCCTATAGAAGATATAGTCCATGTTACTTCAAGATTAATAGTCAACAGAGCAAGCCTTAAAATAAATTCGGCGGATATTGCGGCTTTAATAGAAGATTTAAAAGAACGGGTCAATAAAAATGAGGGTAT
- the murA gene encoding UDP-N-acetylglucosamine 1-carboxyvinyltransferase, whose product MDKMVIEGGFPLVGEVSISGSKNASLPIIVSSIMFDEFDCEIENVPDLEDIKTIKKLLISLGAVIKKSGAVDKLVINTSGINNFDAPYDLVKTMRASVLVLGPLIAKYKRARVSLPGGCAIGARPIDFHLNALKQLGATVKVDHGYVEVFADKLKGAVINFPIPSVTGTENVIMAAVLAEGTTIIKNAAREPEIDDMITALNNGGADIKRIEPSVISVKGVKKLNRLCHRVLPDRIEAGTFMVASAITKGDIVLKNLNVNHLKSVIDKLSEAGVKVIINSSNSIRVKGSKVIKSVDISTAPYPNFPTDMQAQIMSLMTLSSGLCVITENVFENRFMHVAELIRLGANIKVRNNFAIVKGVKKLSGAEVMATDLRASASLVLAGLASSDGLTTVSRIYHLDRGYEIMEKKLTALGAIISRVKANDISPVPDGESRFSGIACSKTA is encoded by the coding sequence ATGGATAAAATGGTCATAGAGGGAGGATTTCCTTTAGTAGGAGAAGTTTCTATAAGCGGTTCTAAAAATGCATCTTTGCCGATAATAGTTTCGTCTATAATGTTTGACGAGTTCGACTGCGAAATAGAAAATGTTCCCGATTTAGAAGATATTAAAACTATAAAAAAACTTTTAATCAGTCTGGGTGCGGTAATAAAAAAAAGCGGCGCCGTCGATAAGTTAGTTATTAATACTTCCGGCATTAATAACTTCGATGCGCCTTACGATTTGGTAAAAACTATGAGGGCTTCCGTTCTTGTCCTCGGTCCGCTAATCGCCAAATATAAACGTGCGCGAGTGTCTCTTCCCGGAGGATGCGCAATCGGCGCAAGACCTATAGATTTTCATCTTAACGCTTTAAAACAGCTTGGGGCTACGGTTAAAGTCGATCATGGATACGTAGAAGTTTTTGCCGATAAGCTCAAGGGTGCGGTTATAAATTTTCCTATTCCTTCGGTTACAGGAACGGAAAACGTAATTATGGCGGCAGTTCTCGCGGAAGGCACTACTATTATAAAAAATGCGGCGAGGGAGCCGGAAATAGACGATATGATTACCGCTCTTAACAACGGCGGAGCCGATATAAAAAGAATAGAACCGTCCGTCATTTCCGTAAAGGGAGTTAAAAAACTTAACCGTTTATGCCATAGAGTACTTCCCGATAGAATAGAGGCTGGAACTTTCATGGTGGCTTCCGCCATAACTAAAGGCGATATAGTTCTTAAAAATCTTAACGTTAATCATCTGAAATCGGTTATCGATAAACTTTCGGAAGCTGGCGTAAAAGTTATTATAAACTCGTCGAATTCGATAAGGGTTAAGGGATCTAAAGTTATTAAAAGCGTAGATATTTCTACCGCTCCTTATCCTAATTTTCCTACGGATATGCAGGCGCAGATTATGTCTCTTATGACGCTTTCAAGCGGATTGTGTGTTATTACCGAAAACGTTTTCGAAAACAGGTTTATGCATGTTGCCGAACTTATTCGTCTTGGAGCGAATATTAAAGTGAGAAATAATTTTGCTATAGTAAAAGGGGTAAAAAAACTTTCCGGAGCCGAAGTTATGGCAACCGACTTAAGGGCAAGCGCTTCCCTAGTTCTTGCCGGATTAGCTTCTTCAGACGGTTTAACTACCGTTTCGAGAATATATCATCTTGATCGCGGATACGAAATCATGGAAAAAAAGTTGACCGCTTTAGGGGCTATAATTTCAAGGGTAAAAGCAAACGATATATCTCCGGTACCTGACGGCGAATCCAGATTTAGCGGCATCGCTTGCAGTAAGACTGCTTGA